The DNA window CAAAAATCTCTGATGACGCCAAAGAACCATGAAACTGAATGAATGGAGTAATTTCTTGTCCGGGAACCGTGTTCCATGTCAGCAGAAGGGGAGATAAAAACAACAATAAGATGAATATCTGTACACTTCTTCTTATGAGGACCCACTTTTTCACTCCCATAAATGCTTCCTCCACAATTCCCTTGGTTTCACTTGTATGGCAACAGGATTATCCACGACACAAACATGTTCACAAATTCCGCATCCCACACATTTATCCGTATAAACAACCGGTCCAAAGACAGAATGTGTCGGGTCATTATGCCTTAAGGAAAATTCTAGGGTAATAGCTTCATCGATAAAGGGACAGTTTCGGTAACATACTTCACAACGAATCCCTTGCCAGGCAATACAATATGTTTTGCTAATCACCGCTTCACCCATATTCACATCAGGCCTTACTTTGATTCCGGATAAAGCTCCGGTTGGACAGGCCTCCACACAGGGAAAATCTTCACACAATCGGCACGGACTTTCCCTGGCATGAATGTACGGAGTGCCTAAACCTATTCCAAATTCCGGGCCGGCCATTAATATCGCATCATAGGGACAAGCTTGATTGCATTTCCCGCATCGTGAACATAAGGCCAAAAATTCATCCTCTTCTGCCGCTCCCGGCGGTCTTAAAGCCGGTTTAGATGCCCCTTTCATTACCCTCAACAATTCGTAAGATGCAATTCCTCCGATTAACCACTTGATCCCACTTACCATCCCCCCTATTCCAGACAACTTTCTCACCTTCATTTCGTACTCATTTCGTCAGTTTATTACTTAATTCAAATCTATTCGTCCATCCATACCCCCACTGTGACATATATCACACATTTTAATCACAATTTTGAAAATTTTTTGTCTAATTTGTAGCAATTGTGAACAAATTGAGTTAATATTAATAATTTTAGTTTTTATCCATACAAAAAAGCATGGACGATTTGTCCATGCTTTTTTGTGCTTATTTTCATTGTTTATTGCGAATGATTTACGCTTGGTCATTGACCTTACATCATGTCCATGCCGCCCATGCCACCTGGCATACCTGCAGGAGCTTTTTCTGGTTCTGGTTTATCAGCAACCACTGCTTCAGTAGTTAAGAACATTGCAGCGACGGAAGCAGCATTTTGCAATGCGGAACGGGTTACTTTTGCAGGGTCAACAATACCTGCTTCCATCATATTTACCCATTCTCCAGTAGCAGCATTAAATCCGACTCCGATATCTTCTTTCTTCAACCGCTCTACAATAACAGAACCTTCTAACCCTGCATTGGCAGCAATTTGACGAACAGGCTCTTCAAGTGCACGAAGGACAATATTGACACCAGTTTTTTCGTCTCCGGAGGCTTCAATCTTTTGAACCGCAGAAACCACGTTCACCAGAGCTGTTCCTCCACCGGATACAATTCCCTCTTCAACAGCTGCACGCGTAGAGTTCAAAGCATCTTCAATGCGAAGCTTCTTCTCTTTTAACTCAGTTTCCGTAGCAGCACCAACCTTGATTACCGCTACACCACCAGCTAATTTAGCTAATCTTTCTTGAAGCTTTTCTCTATCAAATTCTGATGTGGTATCTTCAATTTGCTGACGGATTTGGTTAACCCTTGCACCAATTTTTGAGCGATCTCCGGCACCTTCAACAATGGTGGTGTTTTCTTTGGTCACTACTACTTTCCCAGCGCGACCCAATTGGTCAACGGTAGCAGACTTTAATTCCAGTCCCAAATCTTCAGTAATTACCTGACCACCGGTTAAGATCGCGATATCCTCAAGCATGGCTTTGCGGCGGTCACCAAATCCAGGAGCCTTCACAGCTACGGCATTAAAGGTTCCGCGGAGTTTGTTCACTACTAAAGTAGCAAGGGCTTCACCCTCCACATCTTCAGCAATGAGCAATAATGGCTTGCCCAATTGGACAACTTTTTCAAGAACAGGAAGAATTTCTTGGATGTTAGAAATCTTCTTATCGGTAATTAAGATATATGGATTTTCCAATACCGCTTCCATTTTGTCGGTATCAGTAATCATGTACGGAGAGACATATCCCCTGTCAAACTGCATTCCTTCCACAACTTCCAGTTCAGTGACAAAACCTTTGGACTCTTCTACGGTAATGACTCCGTCATTTCCTACTTTATCCATCGCTTCAGCAATTAATTGACCCACTTCATCGTCTCCTGAAGAAATGGCGGCAACTTGTGCGATTGAAGCTTTTCCTTCAATAGGCTTCGCTATGTTTTTAATTTCAGAAACAGCTGCTTGAACCGCTTTCTCAATACCTTTGCGGATCACCATAGGATTAGCACCAGCAGTCACGTTCTTTAATCCTTCACGGATCATGGCTTGGGCCAGAACCGTAGCGGTTGTTGTTCCGTCTCCGGCTACATCATTGGTTTTTGTCGCTACTTCTTTCACCAGTTGAGCTCCCATGTTTTCAAACGCATCTTCAAGTTCAATTTCCTTGGCAATGGTAACTCCATCGTTGGTAATAAGAGGAGAACCAAATTTCTTTTCCAATACAACATTTCGTCCCTTAGGTCCAAGGGTTACTTTAACCGCATTTGCCAATGCATCCACTCCGCGAAGCATCGCTCTGCGCGCATCTTCACTAAACTTAATTTCTTTTGCCATCTTTATTAAACCCTCCCTATAATGTTGTCATCATTCAACATATGTGTCGCAATCCTCAGTAATTCTTAAGTAAAGTCTTACAATATGGCTAAAATGTCACTTTCACGCATGATTAATACTTCTTTTCCTTGGTATTTCACTTCTGTTCCGGCATATTTGGAGAAAATCACCCGATCTCCCTCTTTCACTTCAAGGGGAATTTTTTCTCCATTTTCATAGCGGCCGCTTCCCACAGCAATGATTTTTCCTTCTTGGGGCTTCTCCTTGGCTGTATCTGGAAGAACGATTCCGCTTGCCGTAGTTTCTTCTTTGGCAATAGGTTCAACAACAACACGATCACCTAGTGGCTTTAACACAGCAAATACCCTCCTTGACAATTCATTCTTAATTTTTGAAGTATTGTTAGCACTCGATTAAGGAGAGTGCTAACAATACATATCATATACATTTTTTTCTTATTTTGCAACCCACTTTAGAAAAAAAATGCCCAAAAAACAGTATATCCTATTTAAAGCCTTTATACACTTTCCTCATTCTTTTTTACTCTGGCCCTCCCTTTGATTTTTACTCATTTACAAAAAGAAAAATGCCCTTAAAACAAAGGGCATTCCTATGAAGGATATCCTTTTTCCCATTCTTCAAGGGCTTTTAACCTTCTTCGATACACCACCTTGGAGAGCCATACGCTTAATTCATATAAAACAAGAAGTGGAATGGTTACCAAAACATCAGAGATGATTTCCGGAGGTGTGATGGTCACCGCAACGACGACCAGAATAAAATAAGCCACTCTTCTCAACTTGATTAGCTTGTCTGGATGGATGATGTCCAATCGGGTCAACAACATGACCACCAAAGGCATTTCAAAAAGAAAGCCGAACGGAAGCACAATATTAAACATAAAGCCAAAGTATTGAGCCAGTCCGTATACTTCCTGTGCCCCTATCCCTTTGGCGATATTTGACATAAATCCAACGACCATAGGAAACAAAATATAGTATCCGAAAAAGATTCCCACGATAAATAATAAAAGAGAAAAAGGAAGAAAAATTGCAATGACTCTCTTCTCATCCGGCAGCAATGCTGGTGACACAAACCTCCACAAGTGAAAAAGAAAAAATGGTACCGTTAAAACAATACTGATCACGAAGGCTATTTGAATATATATACGAAGAGCATCAGATAACCCAAATACATTCCAGGTTAAATAAGCAGCTGCCGGATCATTCTTTAAGATTTGAATGGCATAAGGAGCAAGAACAAAGCCTGCAATCATTGAAATTACAAAAAATATCAACACCCAAATGATTCGCTTCCGGAATTCCCCGAGATGATCTCTAAAGGGCATTTCTCCCCCATAACTCTTATCCACCATATCACCTTTCCCACAAAGAGGATGTTGAAAAGATTAACAATGATAAAGTCCCCCATAACCCAGTTGTATCACGTCTTTTTTCTCTATTTTCTCCCCGGCCAGGATCCTTGGAAGAAATACGTCAAATGACGTATAAGGATCATGCATCACACATCCCGGCAGTCCCAAAATCGGAATTTGATGATGATAGGCAATCATTAACATAGACCCCGGCAGCATGGGGGTTCCATAACTGACCACCTCAGTTGCTGCCAACCGAATGGCTCCTGGTGTCCGATCGTCAGGGTCAACTGACATTCCACCAGTTGTCAACACTATTTCCGCTCCTTTTTCAATAAGATCCAATATTTCCCCTCTGATTACTTCCAAGTCATCGGGAGCAAAGCGCTGTTCCAGCACTGTACAGCCAAGGGATTCTACCTTTTCTTTTACGACAGGTCCAAATTGATCCTGAATCCTTCTTTTATAGACTTCGCTGCCCGTGGTTACAATCCCAACCTTTAGCGGCCTCAAGGGAAGAACCTCTACCACAGGTTTTTTTACACAGGAGATGGCCGAATCTATCCGTACTTTTTCAATCACCAACGGGATGACTCTTGCGACAGCAAGCGGTTCATTTTCCTTCACCAATTGGTTGGTGAGCCGGGTGGAAATCACAATACCTTCCACTTCATTCATACGATGAACAATAGGCTCGTCAATTTTTAACAGACCGGTAATGGCGGAACGTATCATCACTTTTCCTTCATGGGCTTCTCCCATTACGGTATTGGCACCGGAGATGGTCTGAGCAAGATTGAAGGCGGCGTCATTTTCATGAAGCTCTCCTTCTTCCAATTCCAAGATATAGATGTGTTCCTTTCCGATATTGAGCAATTCGGGAATGTCCTTCTCTTCGATTCGATGTCCTTTTCGGAAGGCTCGTCCCTTAAATTCTCCTGGTACAATTTTCGTTAAATCATGGGCTAGGATCATTCCTACCGCATCTTTCACAGCTACCTCTTTTTTCACAGATTTATCGCACCTCTTCCAAATCGGGATTGGTCGCACATTCTCCAGTTTTGCCTTGCAAAATATTTAAAGCATGGGATAGTTGATCTGAAATGGCCATGAAGCATTCCTTCACTCCCTTCGGACTTCCCGGTAAATTGATAATCAGGGTATTTCCCCTTGTTCCAGATACGGCCCTTGTTAACAGCGCCCGTCTGGTACTTTGTAATGAAGCCCTTCTCATTTCTTCACTAAGTCCCGGTACTTCCCGATCAATGATTTTCCGTGTGGCCTCGGGAGTCACATCCCTTGGGCTTAACCCTGTCCCTCCGGTGGTCAGCAAAAGGTCCACATTTTCCCTGTCAATCAACTCAATCATGTTTTCCTTCAATGTCTCAATACAATCCGGCACCACCCGGTAACCTACCACTTGACCATTTAATTCGTTTTTCACCAGCTCCATCAAAAGTTTAGCGCTTTCATCCTCACGCTCTCCCCTTGACGCTTTATCACTAGCTGTAAGAATTCCAACTCTCCACATCGTGATTACCCCTCCTTCAAAAAGTTTGCCGTAATCTCGTTTCGTTATTTTTAATCTACTATTCGTTATTTTTATTCTACTATAAGTATTGAATTAGTGGTAAGACCTTCTCCATATCTTTTTTTCTGTCACCAGCCAATCCACCTTCACATCATAAATATCTGTTGGAACCTTTTCAACGACCTGGCATTGAAAAGATACAGCC is part of the Microaerobacter geothermalis genome and encodes:
- a CDS encoding 4Fe-4S dicluster domain-containing protein, which translates into the protein MSGIGGMVSGIKWLIGGIASYELLRVMKGASKPALRPPGAAEEDEFLALCSRCGKCNQACPYDAILMAGPEFGIGLGTPYIHARESPCRLCEDFPCVEACPTGALSGIKVRPDVNMGEAVISKTYCIAWQGIRCEVCYRNCPFIDEAITLEFSLRHNDPTHSVFGPVVYTDKCVGCGICEHVCVVDNPVAIQVKPRELWRKHLWE
- the groL gene encoding chaperonin GroEL (60 kDa chaperone family; promotes refolding of misfolded polypeptides especially under stressful conditions; forms two stacked rings of heptamers to form a barrel-shaped 14mer; ends can be capped by GroES; misfolded proteins enter the barrel where they are refolded when GroES binds); the encoded protein is MAKEIKFSEDARRAMLRGVDALANAVKVTLGPKGRNVVLEKKFGSPLITNDGVTIAKEIELEDAFENMGAQLVKEVATKTNDVAGDGTTTATVLAQAMIREGLKNVTAGANPMVIRKGIEKAVQAAVSEIKNIAKPIEGKASIAQVAAISSGDDEVGQLIAEAMDKVGNDGVITVEESKGFVTELEVVEGMQFDRGYVSPYMITDTDKMEAVLENPYILITDKKISNIQEILPVLEKVVQLGKPLLLIAEDVEGEALATLVVNKLRGTFNAVAVKAPGFGDRRKAMLEDIAILTGGQVITEDLGLELKSATVDQLGRAGKVVVTKENTTIVEGAGDRSKIGARVNQIRQQIEDTTSEFDREKLQERLAKLAGGVAVIKVGAATETELKEKKLRIEDALNSTRAAVEEGIVSGGGTALVNVVSAVQKIEASGDEKTGVNIVLRALEEPVRQIAANAGLEGSVIVERLKKEDIGVGFNAATGEWVNMMEAGIVDPAKVTRSALQNAASVAAMFLTTEAVVADKPEPEKAPAGMPGGMGGMDMM
- the groES gene encoding co-chaperone GroES, with protein sequence MLKPLGDRVVVEPIAKEETTASGIVLPDTAKEKPQEGKIIAVGSGRYENGEKIPLEVKEGDRVIFSKYAGTEVKYQGKEVLIMRESDILAIL
- the tatC gene encoding twin-arginine translocase subunit TatC, with protein sequence MPFRDHLGEFRKRIIWVLIFFVISMIAGFVLAPYAIQILKNDPAAAYLTWNVFGLSDALRIYIQIAFVISIVLTVPFFLFHLWRFVSPALLPDEKRVIAIFLPFSLLLFIVGIFFGYYILFPMVVGFMSNIAKGIGAQEVYGLAQYFGFMFNIVLPFGFLFEMPLVVMLLTRLDIIHPDKLIKLRRVAYFILVVVAVTITPPEIISDVLVTIPLLVLYELSVWLSKVVYRRRLKALEEWEKGYPS
- a CDS encoding molybdopterin-binding protein, encoding MILAHDLTKIVPGEFKGRAFRKGHRIEEKDIPELLNIGKEHIYILELEEGELHENDAAFNLAQTISGANTVMGEAHEGKVMIRSAITGLLKIDEPIVHRMNEVEGIVISTRLTNQLVKENEPLAVARVIPLVIEKVRIDSAISCVKKPVVEVLPLRPLKVGIVTTGSEVYKRRIQDQFGPVVKEKVESLGCTVLEQRFAPDDLEVIRGEILDLIEKGAEIVLTTGGMSVDPDDRTPGAIRLAATEVVSYGTPMLPGSMLMIAYHHQIPILGLPGCVMHDPYTSFDVFLPRILAGEKIEKKDVIQLGYGGLYHC
- a CDS encoding MogA/MoaB family molybdenum cofactor biosynthesis protein, with translation MTMWRVGILTASDKASRGEREDESAKLLMELVKNELNGQVVGYRVVPDCIETLKENMIELIDRENVDLLLTTGGTGLSPRDVTPEATRKIIDREVPGLSEEMRRASLQSTRRALLTRAVSGTRGNTLIINLPGSPKGVKECFMAISDQLSHALNILQGKTGECATNPDLEEVR